Proteins encoded together in one Bosea sp. (in: a-proteobacteria) window:
- a CDS encoding phosphatase PAP2 family protein produces the protein MLQPRLLVPVVAALVFLGLVLLIVSGYSFSLDTRLIMLFRDAAAPAVPLGPAWLHEAVRDMTALGSFVVLFLMATAATLALWLTGYRHLAIWLVVSLVAAFLASTGLKLAIARERPDIVGHAALTFTASFPSGHAFLSAAALFTIAGFVGLASRRPDIARFCVVMAAVVVGLVGLSRIYLGVHWPTDVLGGWCLGVVWSNVATAWLGRWMADSDPS, from the coding sequence TTGCTCCAGCCCCGCCTTCTGGTTCCTGTCGTCGCCGCGCTGGTCTTCCTCGGCCTCGTCCTGCTGATTGTCTCGGGATACTCCTTCTCCCTCGACACCCGGCTGATCATGCTGTTCCGCGATGCCGCCGCGCCGGCGGTGCCGCTGGGGCCGGCCTGGCTGCACGAGGCCGTGCGCGACATGACGGCGCTCGGCAGCTTCGTCGTCCTGTTCCTCATGGCGACGGCGGCGACGCTGGCCTTGTGGCTCACCGGTTACCGCCATCTCGCGATCTGGCTCGTGGTCAGCCTCGTCGCCGCCTTCCTGGCGAGCACGGGGCTGAAGCTGGCGATCGCCCGCGAGCGGCCCGATATCGTCGGGCATGCCGCGTTGACCTTCACCGCGAGCTTCCCCAGCGGGCATGCCTTCCTCTCCGCCGCGGCGCTCTTCACCATCGCCGGCTTCGTCGGCCTCGCCTCGCGGCGGCCCGACATCGCCCGCTTCTGCGTCGTCATGGCCGCGGTCGTGGTCGGCCTCGTCGGCTTGAGCCGGATCTATCTCGGCGTGCATTGGCCGACCGACGTGCTGGGCGGCTGGTGCCTGGGAGTGGTCTGGTCGAACGTCGCCACGGCCTGGCTCGGCCGCTGGATGGCGGATTCCGACCCGTCCTGA
- a CDS encoding pyridoxamine 5'-phosphate oxidase family protein, whose protein sequence is MPDTELQDRIWAALAVHPVWMVSFVAEGGIRTRPMSGHLDREQHRLLFVTRRHTGIIGAALRSPSVSVAISHEDRNFYTAISCTATEIPDRETLRRIWTPMADAWFPNGPDDPDAALMALTPVSAEIWDGPSSSVVVAFKLATAKILGRTPDLGVNATVDMR, encoded by the coding sequence ATGCCCGACACCGAACTGCAGGACCGCATCTGGGCCGCGCTCGCCGTCCACCCGGTCTGGATGGTTTCCTTCGTGGCCGAGGGCGGCATCCGGACGAGGCCGATGTCGGGCCATCTCGACCGCGAGCAGCATCGCCTGCTCTTCGTCACCCGCCGGCATACCGGCATCATCGGCGCGGCCCTGCGCTCGCCTTCCGTCTCAGTGGCGATCAGCCATGAGGACCGCAATTTCTACACCGCGATCTCCTGCACCGCCACCGAGATCCCGGACCGCGAGACGCTGCGGCGGATCTGGACGCCGATGGCGGATGCCTGGTTCCCGAACGGTCCCGACGATCCGGATGCGGCGCTCATGGCGCTGACGCCGGTTTCCGCCGAAATCTGGGACGGGCCGTCGAGCAGCGTCGTCGTCGCCTTCAAGCTGGCGACGGCGAAGATCCTCGGCCGCACGCCCGATCTCGGCGTCAACGCCACCGTCGACATGCGCTGA
- a CDS encoding aldehyde dehydrogenase family protein — MNAPFKNLIAGEWTGGSSASRNINPSNTDDVVGEYAQGTAADLNDAVAAAKAALPAWSRSTPQERYDILKKASDEILARKDELGRLLSREEGKTLAEGIGEAARAGQVFAFFAGEALRLSGEIVPSVRPGVGVEITREAVGIVGMITPWNFPIAIPAWKIAPALAWGNCVVIKPADLVPGSAWALVDILQRAGLPRGALNLVMGRGSVVGQALLEHKDVAAISFTGSVPTGRKVAAAAIAGSPMKKVQLEMGGKNPLVVLDDADLKVAVECAVNGAFFSTGQRCTASSRLIVQAGIHDRFVEACIERLKGLIVDDALKAGTHIGPVVDQSQLDQNLKYIQIAKDEGGKLAFGGELLKRDTPGFYLQPALFTETTNAMRISREEVFGPVANIVRVKDYDEALSIANDTEFGLSSGICTTSLKHATHFKRNSEAGMVMVNLPTAGVDYHVPFGGRKGSSYGPREQGAYAKEFYTTVKTAYTLA, encoded by the coding sequence ATGAACGCGCCCTTCAAGAACCTGATCGCCGGCGAGTGGACGGGCGGCTCCAGCGCCTCCCGCAACATCAACCCCTCCAACACCGACGACGTCGTCGGCGAGTACGCGCAAGGGACGGCCGCGGACCTCAACGACGCGGTCGCCGCCGCCAAGGCCGCCCTCCCGGCCTGGAGCCGCTCCACCCCGCAGGAGCGCTACGACATCCTGAAGAAGGCCTCCGACGAGATCCTCGCCCGCAAGGACGAGCTCGGCCGCCTGCTCTCACGTGAGGAGGGCAAGACGCTGGCCGAAGGCATCGGCGAGGCGGCCCGCGCCGGCCAGGTCTTCGCCTTCTTCGCCGGTGAAGCCTTGCGTCTTTCCGGCGAGATCGTCCCCTCGGTGCGCCCCGGCGTCGGCGTCGAGATCACCCGCGAGGCGGTCGGCATCGTCGGCATGATCACGCCCTGGAACTTCCCGATCGCGATCCCGGCCTGGAAGATCGCGCCCGCGCTCGCCTGGGGCAATTGCGTCGTGATCAAGCCGGCCGATCTGGTGCCGGGCTCGGCCTGGGCGCTCGTCGACATCCTCCAGCGCGCCGGCCTGCCCAGGGGTGCGCTCAACCTCGTCATGGGCCGCGGCTCGGTCGTCGGCCAGGCGCTGCTCGAGCACAAGGACGTCGCTGCCATCTCCTTCACCGGCTCGGTCCCGACCGGCCGCAAGGTCGCAGCCGCCGCCATCGCGGGGAGCCCGATGAAGAAGGTCCAGCTCGAGATGGGCGGCAAGAACCCGCTCGTCGTGCTCGACGACGCCGACCTCAAGGTCGCGGTCGAATGCGCGGTCAACGGCGCCTTCTTCTCGACCGGCCAGCGCTGCACCGCCTCCTCGCGCCTGATCGTCCAGGCCGGCATCCACGACCGCTTCGTCGAGGCCTGCATCGAGCGGCTGAAGGGACTCATCGTCGACGACGCGCTGAAGGCCGGCACCCATATCGGCCCGGTGGTCGACCAGAGCCAGCTCGACCAGAACCTGAAATACATCCAGATCGCCAAGGACGAGGGCGGCAAGCTGGCCTTCGGCGGCGAGCTGCTGAAGCGCGACACCCCCGGCTTCTACCTCCAGCCGGCGCTGTTCACCGAGACCACCAACGCCATGCGCATTTCGCGCGAGGAGGTCTTCGGCCCGGTCGCCAACATCGTCCGCGTCAAGGACTACGACGAGGCGCTCAGCATCGCCAACGACACCGAGTTCGGCCTGTCCTCGGGCATCTGCACGACCTCGCTGAAGCATGCGACGCATTTCAAGCGCAACAGCGAGGCCGGCATGGTGATGGTCAACCTGCCGACGGCGGGCGTCGACTACCACGTGCCGTTCGGCGGCCGGAAGGGCTCGAGCTACGGCCCGCGCGAGCAGGGCGCCTACGCCAAGGAGTTCTACACCACGGTCAAGACGGCCTACACGCTGGCCTGA
- a CDS encoding circularly permuted type 2 ATP-grasp protein codes for MPAQGRIRSGRSKAERRAALIAGYRPLPGVFDEFIDGDGNVRPHWEPFLSAWCALSPSELTQRFGLADRHVRDTGVSYRVHGDIDERDPGVGERAWPLSHVPLVIPEAEWRVIAAGVTQRAELLSTLIDDVYGPGELVADGLLPAAVVTGSPDYLRPLHGIKGGGALQLYAADLGRGPDGRWWVLQDRTQAPSGTGYALENRLGLARAFPDMFRTMNIERLAAFFQGFRAGLVARSKRVDPRICLLTPGPLNESYFEQAYLARYLGFLLVEGGDLLMSEGRVHVRTIAGLKRADVIWRRIDGDFADPLELNSRSALGVAGLVEAIRQGHVHVANGPGSGVVEARALMGFLPAVARQLLGKDLILPNIATWWCGQQQERAAVLDRLEEMSVAPAFRGTADGLDDAPVLAGELPQAERAALRARIEARGMDYVGQEVVRLSTMPVFQNGRLEPHPMTLRVFAAATPDGWKVMPGGFCRISDEPDARAVSMRNGVRSSDVWVTSTEPVAQVSLLPTPDRISIRRVTGTLPSRAADNLFWLGRYLERGEAILRLVRALLGRLIDADPAPGRTETVRQLAGMLVAWGAAPGGQQRRVPAAQAYAALYSLDDYGSAAAAIREARRTASVIRERLSVDAWRLFGDLQRQLDPEDGRKPSEGEAYEIADRALKSLAAFSGLGQENMVRGSGWRFLDIGRRLERGIATCRFARQFADANASGESLDALLDLTDSQITYRSRYLIGASLQPVLDLVMLDPYNPRSVAFQVERLDAEIAGLPTLADDGMLEAPRRLVLRLSADCRTMEASRLDRASILLFEQLLMGLSGAIADRYFLQNSGPEGSRMTSIA; via the coding sequence ATGCCTGCGCAGGGCCGCATCCGATCGGGACGCAGCAAGGCGGAGCGTCGCGCCGCGCTCATCGCCGGCTACCGCCCGCTGCCGGGCGTCTTCGACGAGTTCATCGACGGCGATGGGAACGTGCGCCCGCATTGGGAGCCCTTCCTCTCGGCCTGGTGCGCGCTCTCGCCCTCGGAGCTCACCCAGCGCTTCGGGCTTGCCGACCGGCATGTCCGCGACACCGGCGTCTCCTATCGCGTCCATGGCGATATCGACGAGCGCGACCCCGGGGTCGGCGAGCGGGCCTGGCCGCTGTCGCATGTGCCGCTCGTCATCCCGGAAGCCGAATGGCGGGTGATCGCGGCGGGCGTCACCCAGCGCGCCGAGCTGCTCTCGACGCTGATCGACGATGTCTATGGGCCGGGCGAACTGGTCGCGGACGGCCTGCTGCCGGCGGCCGTCGTCACCGGCAGCCCGGATTATCTGCGCCCGCTGCACGGGATCAAGGGCGGCGGCGCGCTCCAGCTCTATGCCGCCGATCTCGGCCGCGGCCCGGACGGGCGCTGGTGGGTGCTGCAGGACCGGACGCAGGCGCCGTCGGGCACCGGCTATGCGCTGGAGAACCGGCTGGGGCTGGCGCGCGCCTTCCCCGACATGTTCCGCACGATGAACATTGAGCGGCTGGCCGCCTTCTTCCAGGGCTTCCGGGCCGGGCTCGTCGCGCGCTCGAAGCGCGTCGACCCGCGCATCTGCCTGCTGACGCCCGGCCCGCTCAACGAGAGCTATTTCGAGCAGGCCTATCTCGCCCGCTATCTCGGCTTCCTCCTCGTCGAGGGCGGCGACCTCCTGATGAGCGAGGGCCGGGTGCATGTACGCACCATCGCCGGCCTGAAGCGCGCCGACGTGATCTGGCGGCGCATCGATGGCGATTTCGCCGACCCGCTCGAGCTCAACTCCCGATCGGCGCTCGGCGTCGCCGGGCTGGTCGAGGCGATCCGGCAGGGCCACGTCCATGTCGCCAACGGGCCCGGTTCCGGCGTCGTCGAGGCGCGCGCCCTGATGGGCTTCCTGCCGGCGGTGGCGCGGCAACTGCTCGGCAAGGACCTGATCCTGCCCAATATCGCGACCTGGTGGTGCGGCCAGCAGCAGGAGCGCGCGGCCGTGCTCGACCGGCTGGAGGAGATGAGCGTCGCGCCGGCCTTCCGCGGCACGGCCGACGGCCTCGACGATGCGCCGGTCCTCGCCGGCGAGCTGCCGCAGGCGGAGCGGGCGGCGCTGCGCGCCCGCATCGAGGCCCGCGGCATGGATTATGTCGGGCAGGAGGTGGTGCGGCTCTCGACCATGCCGGTCTTCCAGAACGGCCGGCTCGAGCCGCATCCGATGACGCTGCGCGTCTTCGCCGCCGCGACGCCCGACGGCTGGAAGGTGATGCCCGGCGGCTTCTGCCGGATCTCCGACGAGCCCGACGCGCGCGCGGTCAGCATGCGCAACGGCGTGCGCTCCAGCGACGTCTGGGTCACCTCGACGGAGCCGGTGGCGCAGGTCAGCCTGCTGCCTACGCCCGACCGCATCAGCATCCGCCGCGTCACCGGCACGCTGCCGAGCCGCGCCGCCGACAATCTGTTCTGGCTCGGGCGCTATCTGGAGCGCGGCGAGGCGATCCTGCGGCTGGTGCGCGCCCTGCTCGGCCGGCTGATCGACGCCGATCCGGCGCCGGGGCGCACCGAGACGGTGCGCCAGCTCGCGGGCATGCTGGTCGCCTGGGGCGCGGCACCGGGCGGGCAGCAACGCAGGGTGCCCGCGGCGCAAGCCTATGCCGCGCTCTACAGCCTCGACGATTACGGCTCGGCCGCCGCCGCGATCCGCGAGGCGCGGCGCACCGCTTCCGTCATCCGCGAGCGGCTCTCGGTCGATGCCTGGCGGCTGTTCGGCGATCTCCAGCGCCAACTCGATCCCGAGGACGGGCGCAAGCCGAGCGAGGGCGAGGCCTATGAGATCGCCGACCGGGCGCTGAAATCGCTCGCCGCCTTCTCCGGCCTCGGCCAGGAGAACATGGTGCGCGGCTCCGGCTGGCGCTTCCTCGACATCGGCCGGCGGCTGGAACGCGGCATCGCGACCTGCCGCTTCGCCCGGCAGTTCGCCGACGCCAACGCCTCGGGCGAGAGCCTCGACGCCCTGCTCGACCTGACCGATTCGCAGATCACCTACCGCTCGCGCTACCTCATCGGCGCGAGCCTCCAGCCGGTGCTGGACCTCGTCATGCTCGACCCCTACAACCCGCGCTCGGTCGCCTTCCAGGTCGAGCGGCTCGATGCCGAGATCGCCGGCCTGCCGACGCTCGCCGACGACGGCATGCTGGAGGCGCCGCGCCGGCTGGTGCTCAGGCTTTCCGCCGATTGCCGGACGATGGAGGCAAGCCGCCTCGACCGCGCCAGCATCCTCCTGTTCGAGCAATTGCTGATGGGGCTCTCCGGCGCCATCGCCGATCGCTACTTCCTGCAGAACAGCGGCCCCGAAGGCTCGCGGATGACGAGCATCGCGTGA
- a CDS encoding diacylglycerol kinase family protein: MRYTIVANARAGTVLEAGSDTFAARLKAAFAAQGCEARLHLVPPREIDDALSRAIDDHQAVPVLAGGDGTVNGALPVLIRAGRPVGILPMGTVNVLGRDLGLTGTLEQQAVALCGGEAVEMDIGRVGDRLFHSLSGMGFFSLMAREREQARRRFPFSRATAFGVAAMRSILLTRPVLLDITVGGDHRYVEADAVLVTVNCFEGADWRRPRLDGGVFEVHVLNAGGLYSRAKAALSVVSGRWRQSHNLTSFTGEAVTLMRRDKHRGHITFDGEVERRAGPLGYGLLPGALSVIAARARPVAAG; encoded by the coding sequence ATGCGCTACACCATCGTCGCCAACGCGCGCGCCGGAACGGTGCTGGAAGCCGGGTCCGATACCTTCGCGGCACGGCTGAAGGCGGCCTTCGCCGCGCAGGGCTGCGAGGCCAGGCTGCATCTGGTTCCGCCGCGCGAGATCGATGACGCGCTCTCGCGCGCGATCGACGATCACCAGGCCGTGCCGGTCCTCGCCGGCGGCGACGGTACCGTCAACGGCGCCCTGCCGGTCCTGATCCGGGCCGGGCGCCCTGTCGGCATCCTGCCGATGGGCACGGTGAACGTGCTGGGGCGCGATCTCGGCCTCACCGGCACGCTGGAGCAGCAGGCCGTCGCGCTCTGCGGTGGCGAGGCGGTCGAGATGGATATCGGCCGGGTCGGCGACCGGCTGTTCCATTCGCTGTCAGGCATGGGTTTCTTCAGCCTGATGGCGCGTGAGCGCGAACAGGCGCGCCGGCGCTTCCCCTTCAGCCGCGCGACCGCCTTCGGCGTCGCCGCGATGCGTTCGATCCTGCTCACCCGCCCGGTCCTCCTCGACATCACGGTCGGCGGCGACCATCGCTATGTCGAGGCGGACGCCGTGCTCGTCACCGTCAACTGCTTCGAGGGCGCCGACTGGCGCCGTCCCCGGCTCGACGGCGGCGTCTTCGAGGTGCATGTGCTGAATGCCGGCGGGCTCTATTCGCGGGCTAAGGCGGCGCTTTCGGTGGTCTCGGGGCGTTGGCGCCAATCGCATAACCTGACCTCCTTCACCGGCGAGGCGGTGACGCTGATGCGGCGCGACAAGCATCGCGGGCACATCACCTTCGACGGCGAGGTCGAGCGCAGGGCCGGGCCGCTCGGCTACGGCCTCCTGCCCGGGGCGTTGAGCGTGATCGCGGCCCGTGCGAGACCGGTTGCGGCGGGGTAA
- a CDS encoding transglutaminase family protein produces the protein MRIRYGYRIELVCAHDLPLITLLDVHPSRRHDLTTPDEMKVSALADPSRAIAVTQDLDAFGNIRRRMVAPPGGIRLESEGIVLDSGEPDSVDPTAREVSPARLPDSALVYLLGSRYCETDKLYDRAWSLFGQIQPGWARVRAITDSVHNHLSFGYHFARDTRTAVEAFEERIGVCRDFAHLAVALCRCMNIPARYCNGYLGDIGVPPNPAPMDFNAWFEVFLGGRWYTFDARHNEPRIGRIVIARGRDATDVAMISSFGNHGLQCFEVVTEEVEEAPIALMPARPGARSAAA, from the coding sequence ATGCGCATCCGCTACGGCTATCGGATCGAACTGGTCTGCGCCCACGACTTGCCCTTGATCACCCTGCTCGACGTGCATCCCTCGCGGCGCCACGATCTGACCACGCCCGACGAGATGAAGGTTAGCGCGCTCGCCGACCCGTCGCGCGCGATCGCGGTGACGCAGGACCTCGACGCTTTCGGCAACATCCGCCGGCGCATGGTCGCCCCGCCCGGCGGCATCCGCCTGGAATCGGAGGGGATCGTCCTCGATTCCGGAGAGCCCGACAGCGTCGACCCCACGGCCCGCGAGGTTTCGCCGGCGCGCCTGCCGGATTCCGCCCTCGTCTATCTCCTGGGCAGCCGCTACTGCGAGACCGACAAGCTCTACGACCGGGCCTGGAGCCTGTTCGGCCAGATCCAGCCGGGCTGGGCGCGGGTACGGGCGATCACCGACTCCGTCCATAACCATCTGAGCTTCGGCTATCATTTCGCCCGCGACACGCGCACGGCCGTCGAGGCGTTCGAGGAGCGGATCGGCGTCTGCCGCGATTTCGCGCATCTGGCCGTCGCGCTCTGCCGCTGCATGAACATCCCGGCGCGCTACTGCAACGGCTATCTCGGCGATATCGGCGTTCCGCCCAATCCGGCGCCGATGGATTTCAACGCCTGGTTCGAGGTCTTTCTCGGCGGGCGCTGGTACACCTTCGACGCGCGCCACAACGAGCCGCGCATCGGCCGCATCGTCATCGCGCGCGGCCGCGACGCCACCGACGTCGCGATGATCTCATCCTTCGGCAACCATGGGCTGCAATGCTTCGAGGTCGTCACCGAGGAGGTCGAGGAGGCGCCGATCGCGCTGATGCCGGCGCGCCCCGGCGCCCGTTCCGCCGCGGCGTGA
- a CDS encoding four-helix bundle copper-binding protein, protein MHHLDPKTRTAADLALDCYKHCHGMATTHCLAVGGAHAERGHLTLMLACAEICRTTAHLLLMDSIHGRHMARECVEVCKACAADCERLDGMEPCVAACRACAKACAALV, encoded by the coding sequence ATGCACCATCTCGATCCCAAGACGCGCACCGCAGCCGACCTCGCGCTCGACTGCTACAAGCACTGCCACGGCATGGCGACGACGCATTGCCTCGCCGTCGGCGGCGCCCATGCCGAGCGCGGCCACCTCACCCTGATGCTGGCCTGCGCCGAGATCTGCCGGACGACGGCGCATCTCCTGCTGATGGATTCCATCCATGGCCGCCACATGGCGCGCGAATGCGTCGAGGTCTGCAAGGCCTGCGCCGCCGATTGCGAGCGGCTCGACGGCATGGAGCCCTGCGTCGCCGCCTGCCGCGCCTGCGCGAAAGCCTGCGCGGCGCTCGTGTGA
- a CDS encoding transglutaminase family protein, which produces MIYELRHLTTYGYSRSVPFSRCILRLLPREGGGQRVRRSELTITPRPAERSDGLCFFGNHMTTITIARPHRELKLEMRARIEVAREPPPHAGLTRNWEEVARLALASRSLAPDSPAHHLYPSRLVPHVPAVIGYARESFGAARPVLEAACELMARIRRDFVYDPEATEVSTPLADAFARRHGVCQDFAHIMIAGLRGLGLPAAYVSGYIRTIPPPGQERLEGADASHAWAMLWCGPETGWIGLDPTNDLIVADDHIVTAFGRDYADVAPLDGVVVGPGTQKIGIAVDVIPVG; this is translated from the coding sequence GTGATCTACGAGCTGCGCCACCTCACCACCTACGGCTACAGCCGGTCGGTGCCGTTCTCGCGCTGCATCCTGCGGCTCTTGCCGCGCGAGGGCGGCGGCCAGCGCGTGCGCAGGAGCGAACTTACGATCACGCCGCGCCCGGCCGAGCGCAGCGACGGCCTCTGCTTCTTCGGCAACCACATGACCACGATCACCATCGCCAGGCCCCATCGCGAGCTGAAGCTCGAGATGCGGGCGCGGATCGAGGTCGCGCGGGAGCCGCCGCCCCATGCCGGGCTGACCCGGAACTGGGAGGAGGTCGCCAGGCTCGCGCTCGCCTCCAGGAGTCTCGCGCCGGATTCACCCGCCCATCATCTCTATCCGAGCCGGCTCGTGCCGCATGTCCCGGCGGTGATCGGCTATGCGCGGGAGAGCTTCGGGGCCGCGCGCCCCGTCCTGGAGGCGGCCTGCGAGCTGATGGCCCGGATCCGGCGCGACTTCGTCTACGATCCGGAGGCGACGGAGGTCTCGACGCCGCTGGCCGACGCCTTTGCCCGGCGCCACGGCGTCTGCCAGGATTTCGCGCATATCATGATCGCGGGCCTCAGGGGCCTCGGGCTGCCGGCGGCCTATGTCTCCGGCTATATCCGCACCATCCCGCCGCCGGGGCAGGAGCGGCTGGAAGGCGCCGATGCAAGCCACGCCTGGGCGATGCTGTGGTGCGGGCCGGAGACCGGCTGGATCGGGCTCGACCCGACCAACGACCTGATCGTCGCGGACGATCACATCGTCACCGCCTTCGGCCGCGACTATGCCGATGTCGCCCCGCTCGACGGGGTGGTGGTCGGCCCCGGCACGCAGAAGATCGGCATCGCGGTGGATGTGATCCCGGTGGGGTGA